A region of Streptomyces sp. NBC_01788 DNA encodes the following proteins:
- a CDS encoding 4a-hydroxytetrahydrobiopterin dehydratase: protein MPVAPLSHKEVEDRLAELPGWSVEGDRLTRSFRLGSHFAAVAMIVHIAQVQEELNHHSDLTLGYNTVSLAVHTHSAGGAVTEKDFELARRVQDLAAGHGAS, encoded by the coding sequence ATGCCCGTCGCACCGCTGTCGCACAAGGAGGTCGAGGACCGGTTGGCCGAGCTGCCCGGCTGGTCCGTCGAGGGGGACCGCCTCACCCGTTCCTTCCGGCTCGGCTCGCATTTCGCGGCGGTGGCGATGATCGTGCACATCGCCCAGGTGCAGGAGGAGCTCAACCACCACTCCGATCTCACCCTGGGCTACAACACGGTCTCGCTCGCCGTGCACACCCACAGCGCGGGCGGCGCCGTCACCGAGAAGGACTTCGAACTCGCCCGCCGGGTTCAGGACCTGGCGGCGGGACACGGCGCGAGCTGA
- a CDS encoding class I SAM-dependent methyltransferase, which yields MLDYDEEAERYDASRGGEPRAEAAAEAVLGLIPERTRELLDVGCGTGIVTCRLAAARPGLRVTGVDRAPAMARHAWARLPGAVVLADSRSLPFPDGRFDAVTSVWLLHLAPGPGEARAMVAECARVLRPGGVYVTTVGKAAAHNVGSDIDAVLASRPRSPARDDAGLVTEYAAASGLVPAGQALFPGRDQGRSPRRTIADLRRGWFVTLPPGVPLAEDFAERLAALPDQDRRRPDPVFTLRAFRKAE from the coding sequence GTGCTGGACTACGACGAGGAAGCCGAGCGCTACGACGCCTCGCGCGGCGGCGAGCCGAGAGCGGAGGCCGCGGCGGAGGCGGTCCTCGGGCTCATACCGGAACGGACGCGCGAACTGCTCGACGTGGGCTGCGGCACCGGCATCGTGACCTGCCGCCTCGCCGCCGCCCGCCCCGGCCTGCGGGTGACCGGCGTCGACCGGGCGCCCGCGATGGCCCGGCACGCCTGGGCACGGCTGCCCGGCGCCGTCGTGCTCGCCGACAGCCGCAGCCTGCCCTTCCCGGACGGGCGGTTCGACGCCGTCACGAGTGTGTGGCTGCTGCACCTGGCGCCCGGCCCCGGGGAGGCGCGGGCGATGGTCGCCGAGTGCGCCCGGGTGCTCCGGCCCGGCGGGGTGTACGTCACCACGGTCGGCAAGGCCGCCGCGCACAACGTCGGCAGCGACATCGACGCCGTCCTCGCCTCCCGGCCCCGCAGCCCGGCCCGCGACGACGCCGGCCTGGTCACCGAGTACGCCGCCGCGTCCGGTCTTGTCCCGGCCGGGCAGGCCCTCTTCCCGGGCCGCGACCAGGGCCGCAGCCCCCGCCGCACCATCGCCGACCTGCGCCGCGGCTGGTTCGTCACGCTGCCGCCGGGCGTACCCCTCGCCGAGGACTTCGCCGAGCGGCTGGCGGCCCTGCCCGACCAGGACCGCCGCCGCCCGGACCCGGTCTTCACCCTGAGGGCGTTCCGCAAGGCGGAGTGA
- a CDS encoding cellulose binding domain-containing protein translates to MRRTPRTGRVLTAVFALAAGLLASAPSAVARPAAPATLAADTYTWKNARIDGGGFVPGIVFNRSEKNLAYARTDIGGAYRWQQSTKTWTPLLDSVGWDDWGHTGVVSLATDSAAPDRVYAAVGTYTNSWDPGNGAVLRSTDRGASWKKADLPFKLGGNMPGRGMGERLAIDPNKNGVLYLGAPSGKGLWRSTDSGATWSRVTSFTNPGNYAQDPSDTSGYASDNQGVVWVTFDESTGTSGNATKTVYAGVADKDNAVYRSTDAGATWQRLPGQPTGYLAHKGVLDAKNGYLYLAYSDTGGPYDGGKGQLWRYATATGTWTNISPVAVADTYYGFSGLTLDRQHPGTVMATAYSSWWPDTQIFRSTNSGATWTQAWDYTSYPNRSNRYTMDVSSTPWLTFGTNPSPPEQAPKLGWMTEALEIDPFDSNRMMYGTGATIYGTENLTKWDSGGQFAVRPMVQGLEETAVNDLASPPSGAPLLSALGDLGGFRHTDLTKVPSMIFTSPAFTTSTSLDFAETNPNTVVRVGDTDSGAHIAFSTDNGANWFAGTDPSGVSGGGTVAAAADGSRFVWSPAGTGVRYSTGFGSSWSASAGIPAGAVVESDRVDPKTFYGFKSGKFYVSSDGGATFTASSATGLPSGDSVRFKALPGTKGDVWLAGGASDGAYGLWHSVNGGASFTKLAGVEQADTIGFGKAASGASYQTLYTSAKIGGVRGIFRSTDKGASWTRINDDAHQWGWTGAAITGDPRVYGRVYISTNGRGVIYGDTAGTGGGDTGGGDPGGGDPGGGTTPPPAGACAVTYQVTNQWTDGFQADVQLTNTGSTAWNGWSLTWSFPNGQKVTQLWNADYSQSGASVTARNVSWNGTVAAGSSVGFGFTGSWTGTNGRPAVFTVGGQSCKVS, encoded by the coding sequence GTGCGAAGAACGCCCCGCACCGGCCGTGTGCTCACAGCCGTGTTCGCCCTCGCCGCCGGACTGCTCGCCAGTGCCCCGTCCGCGGTGGCCCGGCCCGCCGCACCGGCCACGCTCGCGGCAGACACGTACACCTGGAAGAACGCCCGTATCGACGGGGGCGGCTTCGTCCCCGGCATCGTCTTCAACCGCAGCGAGAAGAACCTGGCCTACGCCCGCACCGACATCGGCGGCGCCTACCGCTGGCAGCAGTCGACGAAGACCTGGACCCCGCTGCTCGACTCGGTCGGCTGGGACGACTGGGGGCACACCGGCGTCGTCTCCCTCGCCACCGACTCCGCCGCCCCCGACCGGGTGTACGCGGCCGTCGGCACCTACACCAACAGCTGGGACCCGGGCAACGGCGCGGTGCTGCGCTCCACCGACCGGGGCGCGAGCTGGAAGAAGGCCGACCTGCCGTTCAAGCTCGGCGGCAACATGCCCGGCCGCGGGATGGGCGAGCGGCTGGCGATCGACCCGAACAAGAACGGCGTGCTGTACCTGGGCGCGCCCAGCGGCAAGGGGCTGTGGCGGTCGACGGACTCGGGGGCGACCTGGTCGCGGGTCACGAGCTTCACCAACCCGGGCAACTACGCGCAGGACCCGAGTGACACGTCCGGCTACGCCAGTGACAACCAGGGCGTCGTCTGGGTCACCTTCGACGAGTCCACCGGCACCTCCGGCAACGCGACGAAGACCGTCTACGCCGGGGTCGCCGACAAGGACAACGCGGTGTACCGCTCCACGGACGCGGGCGCGACCTGGCAGCGGCTGCCGGGGCAGCCGACCGGATACCTGGCCCACAAGGGCGTCCTGGACGCGAAGAACGGCTACCTGTACCTCGCCTACAGCGACACGGGCGGACCGTACGACGGCGGCAAGGGCCAGTTGTGGCGGTACGCGACCGCGACCGGCACCTGGACGAACATCAGCCCGGTCGCCGTGGCCGACACCTACTACGGCTTCAGCGGTCTGACGCTCGACCGGCAGCACCCGGGCACGGTGATGGCGACGGCCTACAGCTCCTGGTGGCCGGACACGCAGATCTTCCGCTCCACCAACAGCGGCGCGACCTGGACGCAGGCCTGGGACTACACGTCGTACCCGAACCGCTCCAACCGCTACACGATGGACGTGTCGTCCACACCCTGGCTGACCTTCGGGACCAACCCCTCACCGCCCGAACAGGCCCCGAAACTCGGGTGGATGACGGAGGCGCTGGAGATCGACCCGTTCGACTCCAACCGGATGATGTACGGCACGGGCGCGACGATCTACGGCACCGAGAACCTCACCAAGTGGGACAGCGGCGGCCAGTTCGCGGTGCGCCCGATGGTGCAGGGCCTCGAGGAGACGGCGGTGAACGACCTGGCCTCCCCGCCCTCCGGAGCACCGCTGCTCAGCGCGCTGGGCGACCTCGGCGGCTTCCGGCACACGGATCTGACGAAGGTCCCGTCGATGATCTTCACCTCGCCCGCCTTCACCACGAGCACCAGTCTGGACTTCGCCGAGACCAACCCGAACACGGTGGTGCGGGTCGGCGACACGGACTCGGGCGCGCACATCGCCTTCTCGACCGACAACGGCGCCAACTGGTTCGCCGGCACGGACCCGTCGGGCGTGAGCGGCGGCGGGACGGTCGCGGCCGCCGCGGACGGCAGCCGGTTCGTGTGGAGTCCGGCGGGGACGGGCGTGCGGTACTCGACCGGCTTCGGGTCCTCGTGGTCGGCGTCGGCCGGCATCCCGGCGGGCGCCGTCGTGGAATCGGACCGGGTCGACCCGAAGACCTTCTACGGATTCAAGTCCGGCAAGTTCTACGTGAGTTCGGACGGCGGCGCCACCTTCACCGCCTCGTCGGCCACCGGTCTGCCCAGCGGTGACAGCGTGCGCTTCAAGGCCCTGCCGGGCACGAAGGGCGACGTCTGGCTGGCGGGCGGTGCGAGCGACGGCGCGTACGGGCTGTGGCACTCGGTCAACGGGGGCGCGTCCTTCACCAAGCTGGCGGGCGTCGAGCAGGCCGACACCATCGGCTTCGGCAAGGCGGCGAGCGGCGCGTCGTACCAGACGCTGTACACGAGCGCGAAGATCGGCGGGGTGCGGGGCATCTTCCGCTCCACCGACAAGGGCGCGAGCTGGACCCGGATCAACGACGACGCCCACCAGTGGGGCTGGACCGGCGCGGCGATCACGGGCGACCCGCGGGTCTACGGCCGTGTGTACATCTCGACCAACGGCCGCGGCGTGATCTACGGCGACACCGCCGGCACCGGCGGCGGGGACACGGGCGGAGGTGACCCGGGCGGAGGTGACCCGGGCGGTGGCACGACACCGCCGCCGGCCGGTGCCTGCGCGGTGACGTACCAGGTCACCAACCAGTGGACCGACGGCTTCCAGGCCGACGTGCAGCTCACCAACACCGGCTCCACGGCCTGGAACGGCTGGTCGCTCACCTGGTCGTTCCCGAACGGGCAGAAGGTCACCCAGCTGTGGAACGCCGACTACTCCCAGTCGGGCGCCTCGGTGACCGCGCGGAACGTGAGCTGGAACGGCACCGTGGCGGCCGGTTCCTCGGTGGGCTTCGGCTTCACGGGGAGCTGGACGGGGACCAACGGCAGACCGGCCGTCTTCACGGTCGGCGGCCAGAGCTGCAAGGTCTCCTGA
- a CDS encoding glycoside hydrolase family 48 protein — MHPRRRRRGVRRLWTATVAALALPLTMLATGSTTAHAAALQCSVDYKTNDWGSGFTADLTITNRGTDTINGWTLTYGYSGNQKLSNGWNGIWSQSGQTVTVKNESYNGTVAAGAAVNTGAQFSYSGTNAAPTSFAVNGTTCAGAHQPPVAVLTSPAPGAVYTQGAAVPLAATAAAADKASITKVEFYDDTTLLGTATTAPYTLSVSNLTAGSHSLVAKAYDSLGASAASTPVGITVASGPAVVVSPTQLGVQQGRTGTFDVKLSNQPSANVAVSTTRTSGNTGLSVTGGSSLTFTPSNWNTAQKVTITADSSGTGSAVFTASATGYTKATVTVTELAGSKAYDARFLDLYGKITNPANGYFSPDGIPYHSVETLIVEAPDHGHETTSEAYSYLLWLQAMYGKVTGDWSKFNGAWGIMEKYMIPTHADQATNSFYTASKPATYAPEYDTPNEYPAKLDTGVSVGSDPIAGELKSAYNTDDIYGMHWIEDVDNVYGYGNTPGGQCEAGPTAKGPSYINTFQRGPEESVWETVPQPTCDAFKYGGKNGYLDLFTGDSSYAKQWKFTDAPDADARAVQAAYWADLWAKAQGKSADVSATVAKAAKMGDYLRYSMYDKYFKKIGNCVGASSCPAGTGKDASHYLLSWYYAWGGATDSSAGWAWRIGSSHVHGGYQNPLAAYALSSNADLKPKSSTGAADWGKSLTRQLEFYRWLQSSEGAIAGGATNSWQGRYATPPAGTPTFYGMYYDWQPVYHDPPSNQWFGFQTWSMERVAEYYQQTGDAAAKTVLDKWVKWALSKTTVNPNGTFQIPSTLKWSGQPDTWNASSPGANNSLHVTVADYTNDVGVAASYAKTLTYYAARSGDANAKSTAKALLDGMWNNNQDSLGIAVPETRTDYSRFGDKVYVPSGWTGTMPNGDKIDSSSTFSSLRSFYKNDPAWSKIESYLKGGAAPVFTYHRFWAQADIALAMGSYAELLE, encoded by the coding sequence ATGCATCCTCGACGCAGACGCCGCGGCGTGCGGCGGCTGTGGACCGCCACCGTGGCGGCCCTCGCGCTTCCACTCACCATGCTGGCTACGGGGTCGACCACCGCGCACGCGGCGGCCCTGCAGTGCAGCGTGGACTACAAGACCAACGACTGGGGCTCCGGCTTCACCGCGGACCTGACCATCACCAACCGCGGCACGGACACCATCAACGGCTGGACCCTCACCTACGGCTACTCGGGCAACCAGAAGCTCAGCAACGGCTGGAACGGCATCTGGTCGCAGTCCGGCCAGACGGTCACCGTGAAGAACGAGTCGTACAACGGGACGGTCGCCGCCGGCGCCGCTGTGAACACGGGTGCCCAGTTCAGCTACAGCGGCACCAACGCGGCCCCGACGAGCTTCGCGGTCAACGGAACCACCTGCGCCGGCGCGCACCAGCCGCCGGTGGCGGTGCTGACCAGCCCGGCCCCGGGCGCGGTCTACACGCAGGGCGCCGCGGTGCCGCTCGCGGCGACCGCCGCGGCGGCCGACAAGGCGAGCATCACCAAGGTCGAGTTCTACGACGACACGACGCTGCTGGGGACCGCCACCACCGCGCCGTACACGCTCTCCGTCTCGAACCTGACCGCGGGCAGTCATTCCCTGGTGGCGAAGGCCTACGACAGCCTCGGCGCCTCCGCGGCCTCCACGCCGGTCGGCATCACGGTCGCCTCGGGCCCCGCCGTGGTCGTCTCGCCCACCCAGCTGGGCGTCCAGCAGGGCAGGACGGGCACCTTCGACGTCAAGTTGTCGAACCAGCCCAGCGCCAACGTGGCGGTGAGCACCACCCGCACGTCCGGCAACACGGGCCTGTCCGTGACCGGCGGCTCCTCCCTCACCTTCACGCCGTCCAACTGGAACACCGCGCAGAAGGTGACCATCACCGCGGACTCCTCGGGCACCGGCTCGGCGGTCTTCACCGCCTCGGCGACCGGTTACACCAAGGCCACGGTCACCGTGACGGAGCTGGCGGGCTCGAAGGCGTACGACGCCCGCTTCCTGGACCTGTACGGGAAGATCACCAACCCGGCGAACGGGTACTTCTCCCCCGACGGCATCCCCTACCACTCGGTGGAGACGCTGATCGTGGAGGCGCCCGACCACGGTCACGAGACCACGTCGGAGGCGTACAGCTACCTCCTGTGGCTGCAGGCCATGTACGGCAAGGTGACGGGCGACTGGTCGAAGTTCAACGGCGCCTGGGGAATCATGGAGAAGTACATGATCCCCACCCACGCCGACCAGGCGACCAACTCCTTCTACACGGCCTCCAAGCCGGCGACGTACGCGCCCGAGTACGACACGCCCAACGAGTACCCGGCGAAGCTGGACACCGGTGTGTCGGTGGGCTCCGACCCGATCGCGGGTGAGCTGAAGTCCGCGTACAACACGGACGACATCTACGGCATGCACTGGATCGAGGACGTCGACAACGTCTACGGCTACGGCAACACGCCGGGCGGCCAGTGCGAGGCCGGTCCCACGGCCAAGGGACCGTCGTACATCAACACCTTCCAGCGCGGCCCCGAGGAGTCGGTCTGGGAGACGGTGCCGCAGCCCACCTGTGACGCCTTCAAGTACGGCGGCAAGAACGGCTACCTGGACCTGTTCACCGGGGACTCCTCCTACGCCAAGCAGTGGAAGTTCACCGACGCCCCCGACGCCGACGCGCGTGCCGTCCAGGCGGCGTACTGGGCGGACCTGTGGGCCAAGGCGCAGGGCAAGAGCGCCGATGTGTCGGCCACCGTCGCCAAGGCGGCGAAGATGGGCGACTACCTGCGGTACTCGATGTACGACAAGTACTTCAAGAAGATCGGCAACTGTGTCGGGGCCTCCTCCTGCCCGGCCGGCACCGGCAAGGACGCCTCGCACTACCTGCTCTCCTGGTACTACGCCTGGGGCGGCGCCACCGACTCCTCGGCGGGCTGGGCCTGGCGCATCGGCTCCAGCCACGTCCACGGCGGCTACCAGAACCCGCTCGCGGCGTACGCCCTGAGCAGCAACGCCGACCTGAAGCCCAAGTCCTCGACGGGCGCGGCCGACTGGGGCAAGTCGCTCACGCGGCAACTGGAGTTCTACCGGTGGCTCCAGTCCTCCGAGGGCGCCATCGCGGGCGGCGCGACCAACAGCTGGCAGGGCCGTTACGCGACCCCGCCGGCCGGCACGCCGACCTTCTACGGCATGTACTACGACTGGCAGCCCGTCTACCACGACCCGCCGTCCAACCAGTGGTTCGGCTTCCAGACCTGGTCGATGGAGCGGGTCGCCGAGTACTACCAGCAGACGGGTGACGCCGCCGCCAAGACGGTGCTCGACAAGTGGGTCAAGTGGGCGCTGTCCAAGACCACGGTCAACCCGAACGGCACCTTCCAGATCCCCTCCACCCTCAAGTGGTCGGGGCAGCCGGACACCTGGAACGCCTCCTCGCCCGGCGCGAACAACTCGCTGCACGTCACCGTCGCCGACTACACCAACGATGTCGGTGTGGCGGCCTCGTACGCCAAGACCCTGACGTACTACGCCGCCAGGTCCGGTGACGCGAACGCGAAGTCGACGGCGAAGGCGCTGCTGGACGGCATGTGGAACAACAACCAGGACAGCCTGGGCATCGCCGTCCCGGAGACCCGCACCGACTACAGCCGCTTCGGCGACAAGGTCTACGTGCCCAGCGGCTGGACCGGCACGATGCCGAACGGCGACAAGATCGACTCCTCGTCGACGTTCAGCTCCCTCCGTTCCTTCTACAAGAACGACCCGGCCTGGTCGAAGATCGAGTCCTACCTCAAGGGCGGCGCTGCCCCGGTCTTCACCTACCACCGGTTCTGGGCGCAGGCGGACATCGCGCTCGCCATGGGTTCGTACGCGGAGCTCCTCGAATAA